From a single Corvus hawaiiensis isolate bCorHaw1 chromosome 23, bCorHaw1.pri.cur, whole genome shotgun sequence genomic region:
- the LOC125337496 gene encoding cbp/p300-interacting transactivator 3 codes for MAEHMMMPMSHGGAGLQSYRIGVSGLQGPPQHGQHVLRTLPAAAQMMPYGGAGMDAPAGAMRPRPSLSGQMGHHQMQNAMMFNGPGQQQQYMGPVGTQQLMASMHLQKLNTQYQGHPLGMSNGPMAAGAQQYRVGPGQHPGMQHMPSPALTLNVMDTDLIDEEVLTSLVLELGLDRIQELPELFLGQNEFDFISDFVSKQQPSAISC; via the coding sequence ATGGCCGAGCATATGATGATGCCGATGAGCCACGGTGGCGCCGGGCTGCAGAGCTACCGCATAGGAGTGAGCGGGCTGCAGGGACCCCCGCAGCACGGGCAGCATGTGCTGAGGACGCTGCCTGCCGCCGCTCAAATGATGCCCTACGGAGGGGCCGGCATGGATGCACCGGCCGGTGCGATGAGGCCAAGACCCAGCCTCAGCGGACAGATGGGCCACCACCAGATGCAGAACGCAATGATGTTCAATGGCCcaggtcagcagcagcagtacaTGGGGCCGGTGGGCACCCAGCAGCTCATGGCCAGCATGCACCTACAAAAACTCAACACCCAGTACCAGGGCCACCCGCTGGGCATGAGCAACGGGCCCATGGCAGCTGGTGCCCAGCAGTACAGAGTGGGGCCGGGCCAGCACCCAGGCATGCAGCACATGCCCTCACCAGCGCTGACATTGAATGTTATGGACACTGATCTCATAGATGAGGAGGTCTTGACATCCCTTGTCCTGGAACTGGGGTTGGACCGGATTCAGGAGCTGCCAGAGTTATTCTTGGGACAGAACGAGTTCGACTTCATTTCAGACTTTGTTAGCAAACAGCAGCCCAGTGCCATCAGTTGCTGA